The Chryseobacterium suipulveris genome window below encodes:
- a CDS encoding KTSC domain-containing protein, translating to MILTVMFVSGKVYDYFQVPQNVFENFRSSFSKGNFLNRFIKGRFNFQKREVIS from the coding sequence ATGATACTTACAGTAATGTTTGTTTCGGGAAAAGTTTACGATTATTTCCAGGTTCCACAGAATGTTTTTGAAAATTTCCGAAGTTCTTTTTCAAAGGGAAATTTCCTCAACCGATTCATCAAGGGAAGATTCAATTTTCAGAAAAGGGAAGTTATTTCTTGA
- a CDS encoding RNA-binding protein has product MKDSNTIKDGDFCKVTDGTHKGKSGIATDLNMSITGHLTITMVQESGVRFKT; this is encoded by the coding sequence ATGAAAGACTCGAATACCATCAAAGACGGCGATTTCTGCAAAGTCACCGACGGCACACATAAAGGAAAATCTGGAATTGCGACCGATCTGAACATGAGCATAACAGGACATTTGACGATTACGATGGTTCAGGAAAGCGGCGTCCGTTTTAAGACTTAG
- the lpdA gene encoding dihydrolipoyl dehydrogenase gives MSQFDVTIIGSGPGGYVAAIRAAQLGFKTAIIEKYPVMGGTCLNVGCIPSKAMLDSSEHFENAKHNFANHGIIIDEPKADLARMVERKNEVVDQTTKGIKFLMDKNKVTVFEGVGSFESPTQVKVTKNDGSSEVIDSKYVIIATGSKPSNLPFITLDKERIITSTEALKLKEIPKKLLVIGGGVIGLELGSVYLRLGAEVTVIEFMDKIIPGMDGALSKELQKVLKKQGMKFELSTAVSAVERNGDSVKVTAKNKKGDEVTFEGDYCLVSVGRKPYTEGLSLEKAGVDLDERGRVKVNEHLQTNVANIYAIGDVVQGAMLAHKASEEGVLVVEQLAGQKPHINYNLIPGVVYTWPEVAGVGKTEEQLKAEGVAIKVGNFPMRALGRSRASGDLDGFIKIIADEKTDEVLGVHMIGARAADMIAAAVTAMEFRASAEDIARMSHAHPTFAEAIKEAALDATGKIAIHM, from the coding sequence ATGAGTCAATTCGATGTTACCATTATCGGTTCAGGTCCTGGTGGTTATGTTGCGGCAATCAGAGCGGCACAGTTGGGTTTCAAAACAGCAATTATTGAAAAATATCCCGTGATGGGCGGAACCTGCCTGAATGTAGGATGTATCCCGTCCAAAGCGATGCTCGACAGCTCGGAGCATTTCGAAAACGCAAAGCATAACTTCGCCAACCACGGAATCATCATCGATGAGCCGAAAGCGGATTTGGCAAGAATGGTGGAGAGAAAAAACGAAGTTGTGGACCAAACCACCAAAGGAATTAAATTCCTGATGGATAAAAACAAGGTGACCGTTTTTGAAGGAGTGGGTAGCTTCGAATCGCCGACACAGGTTAAAGTGACGAAAAACGACGGTTCATCCGAAGTGATCGACTCCAAATACGTGATTATCGCAACAGGTTCTAAACCATCGAACTTGCCGTTCATCACTTTAGATAAAGAAAGAATCATCACTTCCACAGAAGCGTTGAAGCTGAAGGAAATTCCGAAAAAGCTACTGGTAATCGGTGGTGGAGTAATCGGGCTTGAATTGGGTTCCGTTTATTTACGATTGGGAGCAGAAGTGACCGTGATCGAATTTATGGATAAGATTATCCCTGGAATGGACGGCGCTCTGTCGAAAGAACTTCAGAAAGTCCTGAAAAAGCAGGGAATGAAATTCGAACTTTCAACCGCTGTTTCAGCCGTGGAAAGAAACGGAGACTCGGTGAAAGTAACCGCCAAGAATAAGAAAGGCGATGAGGTGACTTTCGAGGGAGATTACTGTTTGGTTTCTGTTGGTAGAAAACCTTATACAGAAGGACTTTCGCTCGAAAAAGCTGGAGTTGATCTGGACGAAAGAGGAAGGGTAAAAGTGAATGAGCATCTTCAAACCAATGTTGCGAATATTTATGCGATCGGTGATGTGGTTCAAGGAGCGATGTTGGCTCACAAAGCTTCAGAGGAAGGCGTTTTGGTCGTGGAACAGTTGGCTGGACAAAAACCGCACATCAACTATAACCTGATTCCTGGCGTAGTTTATACTTGGCCGGAAGTTGCGGGTGTCGGAAAAACCGAAGAGCAGCTGAAAGCAGAAGGAGTTGCAATAAAAGTGGGCAATTTCCCGATGAGGGCTTTAGGAAGAAGCCGTGCTTCAGGGGATTTGGATGGTTTCATCAAAATTATTGCCGATGAGAAAACCGACGAAGTTCTGGGTGTTCACATGATCGGAGCAAGAGCCGCAGATATGATCGCAGCAGCAGTAACCGCAATGGAATTCCGTGCAAGTGCAGAAGATATCGCAAGAATGTCGCATGCTCACCCAACATTTGCTGAAGCTATTAAAGAAGCTGCGTTGGATGCAACGGGTAAGATTGCGATACATATGTAA
- a CDS encoding Crp/Fnr family transcriptional regulator yields MNEIINLSEETVILARKQFLNVTGGINKNLYFIESGSLRIFVMNDDQEQIVRLGYEGNFIVALDSFLTGKPSEFLIQAIKRTVLKVITKQQIDEFLKDESNQKLWTEILENIIIQKMEREVDLLTNSPSERYERVLKRSPQLFQKIPNKHIANYLRMSPETLWRLKKS; encoded by the coding sequence ATGAATGAAATTATCAATCTTTCTGAGGAAACAGTTATCCTTGCGAGAAAACAATTTTTAAATGTAACTGGAGGAATCAATAAAAACCTCTATTTTATAGAGAGTGGGAGCTTGAGGATTTTTGTGATGAATGATGATCAAGAGCAAATTGTTAGATTGGGATATGAAGGGAATTTTATCGTTGCATTAGATTCATTCTTGACAGGTAAGCCGTCAGAATTCCTCATTCAAGCAATTAAGAGAACAGTATTAAAAGTTATTACGAAGCAACAAATTGATGAGTTCCTAAAAGATGAATCCAATCAGAAACTTTGGACTGAAATACTGGAAAATATCATTATTCAAAAAATGGAAAGAGAGGTTGATCTTTTGACAAATTCTCCATCTGAAAGGTATGAAAGGGTATTAAAAAGAAGTCCCCAACTTTTTCAGAAAATCCCCAATAAACACATCGCCAATTATTTAAGAATGAGTCCCGAAACTTTATGGCGATTGAAAAAGTCTTGA
- a CDS encoding DinB family protein: protein MQSAEVIKTVSEQAKLVIEKAEQLANLDLRTLTWRSNESSWNILECLEHLNLYGEYYLPQIENKIQHSTPKEDLEFRSGILGNYFVQSMK, encoded by the coding sequence ATGCAATCTGCGGAAGTAATAAAAACGGTTTCAGAACAAGCAAAATTGGTTATAGAAAAAGCGGAACAATTAGCGAACCTCGATCTTCGCACATTAACTTGGAGAAGTAATGAAAGCTCCTGGAATATTTTGGAATGCTTGGAGCATCTGAATTTATACGGTGAATACTATTTACCACAAATCGAGAACAAAATTCAGCATTCGACTCCAAAAGAGGATTTAGAATTTAGGAGTGGAATTTTGGGAAATTACTTTGTGCAGAGTATGAAATAG